CGATACGGGGCGCACGCTGTCGCGGATCATCGATCATCTGCGCGACCAGGAGCCCGCCAGCCTGCGGTTGTGCGCCCTGCTCGACAAACCGAACCGCCGCGTCGCTCCCGTCGAGGCGGATTTCGTCGGGTTCACGATCCCGGACGTGTTCGTCGTCGGCTACGGCTTGGACTACGACGGCTGGTTCCGCCAGCTTCCCTATGTCGGCGTGCTGGAGCGGGTCTGACCGTGACGCTGCGCGCTATGGGCGACCATGAGGGTCCTGATCGCTCGACGGGAAACAACAGTAACTGGGCAGAAATCGCTTCCGGGGTCGTCGACGATATGGAGTATGCAGAAGAGGAACCGAATATGCCGTTTCTCAGTGATACGGACCGTGCACGGCTCATCGCTGACCTGTCTCACATGGATGTTCAGAGGATGGCGTCTGCGAAGGCGGATGTGATTAGCCGCTTTCAGAGAGCTTTCTCTGTACCACACGTTGACGTCCTTCAAGAGGATGAGTTCAGGGCATTCCTCGACTTCAGGACCAACCGTCATTGGACGGGTCTGCATCGTCAAGGCTCCCGCATCTGCGCTGACATGGAGCGGCTGCGTGGCATTCTGCGGACGCTGTATGACGAGGACCGCCCTGTCAGAGAGCGATTGGCGACCGCCACCAACTCGATCCTTGGCATGGGGAAAGCGATTGCCACGGCGATACTTCATGTCGGATACCCCGAACGGTATGGGGTATGGAACCGCGTATCAGAGCAGGCACTGAGGAGGCTCGGCCTCTGGCCCGCCACTCAGCCAGCTGACGGGATTGGCGGAACCTACGAAGCGGTCAATCGGGTG
The Candidatus Poribacteria bacterium genome window above contains:
- a CDS encoding DUF91 domain-containing protein translates to MTLRAMGDHEGPDRSTGNNSNWAEIASGVVDDMEYAEEEPNMPFLSDTDRARLIADLSHMDVQRMASAKADVISRFQRAFSVPHVDVLQEDEFRAFLDFRTNRHWTGLHRQGSRICADMERLRGILRTLYDEDRPVRERLATATNSILGMGKAIATAILHVGYPERYGVWNRVSEQALRRLGLWPATQPADGIGGTYEAVNRVLLALATELGTDLWSLDSLLWLQTTQPEPPPPPDLPVPDPQMFGLEQHLHEFIVDNWDQIPELGKEWRIYEEAGEPEAGYKYSCAAGEIDVLAHHASDSNRWLVVELKRGQTDDTTVGQILRYMGWVKKELAKPEGSVEGLIIAHSESLRLRYALLAASNIRFMTYSVEFHLRPVPVHADD